A DNA window from Drosophila biarmipes strain raj3 chromosome 2R, RU_DBia_V1.1, whole genome shotgun sequence contains the following coding sequences:
- the LOC108029415 gene encoding L-lactate dehydrogenase B chain, with the protein MMRLLNRLSMANPTANRWRQKPFTTKPAKSSFSKLMKPMKEFNRNRIPKISVVGAGQVGTAISAMLLLRNLTKYLVILDINYELAKAEALDFQHGSAFLGDARVVPCGDGSHSKDSDLVIITAGARPSGKDRSRLEAMHKTVEILKEAVPKLVELSPKATFIVISNPADVMTYAVQRIGKLPKHRCFTTGCHLDSVRFRNLIARRLQVPASQVQGYMIGEHGTSAVPVWSCVSVGGIRLNDVVQDLACGDDPENWCEIIKQVTTSGIAVGKAKGYTNWAIALTCADVVEAMCGGRGKIASVGTDMQGIQGIKENIVLSLPCLVQSGGISHVFELPLTAVEQGKFEASAKVLLEAQCSLRF; encoded by the coding sequence ATGATGCGATTGCTGAATCGACTCAGTATGGCAAATCCCACGGCCAACAGGTGGCGCCAGAAGCCCTTCACCACGAAGCCCGCCAAATCCTCATTCTCCAAGTTGATGAAGCCCATGAAGGAGTTTAATCGAAATCGGATTCCCAAGATCAGCGTGGTTGGGGCAGGACAGGTGGGCACGGCGATCAGCGCGATGCTTCTGCTCCGTAACCTGACCAAATACCTGGTCATCCTGGACATCAACTACGAGCTGGCAAAAGCGGAGGCCCTAGACTTTCAGCACGGCTCCGCTTTTCTCGGAGACGCTCGTGTGGTGCCCTGCGGCGATGGATCCCACTCCAAGGACTCCGATTTGGTGATCATAACGGCGGGAGCCCGGCCATCCGGCAAGGATCGTTCCCGGCTGGAAGCAATGCACAAGACCGTCGAGATCCTTAAGGAGGCGGTGCCCAAATTGGTGGAGCTGAGCCCCAAAGCGACCTTCATAGTCATCTCGAATCCCGCTGATGTGATGACCTATGCAGTCCAACGGATCGGAAAGCTACCCAAGCATCGTTGCTTCACGACCGGCTGTCATCTGGACTCGGTGCGGTTCCGCAACCTCATTGCCAGACGCCTCCAGGTGCCCGCATCTCAGGTTCAGGGCTACATGATCGGGGAGCATGGCACCAGTGCGGTGCCTGTGTGGTCCTGCGTCTCTGTTGGCGGCATCCGGCTGAACGACGTTGTCCAGGACCTGGCCTGCGGCGACGATCCGGAAAATTGGTGTGAGATCATCAAGCAGGTCACCACATCCGGTATCGCAGTGGGCAAAGCCAAAGGCTACACCAACTGGGCCATAGCCCTCACCTGTGCGGATGTCGTGGAGGCGATGTGCGGCGGCAGGGGCAAAATCGCCTCCGTGGGCACGGACATGCAGGGTATACAAGGCATCAAGGAGAACATTGTTCTCTCCCTCCCCTGTTTGGTCCAATCGGGTGGCATTAGTCATGTGTTCGAGCTTCCCCTCACGGCTGTGGAGCAAGGCAAGTTCGAGGCCTCTGCCAAGGTCCTTCTGGAGGCCCAGTGCTCTCTAAGGTTTTGA